AGAGAAAACAGCTAATACGATGAACGCGAGTGCGATCGGTCTCTCATATAAGAATGACCAGCTGTTATCGTACATAAGCAACGCTTTTCTTAGGTTAGTTTCAGCCATAGGACCCAAGATTATGGCGAGTAGAATTGGTGACGAAGGTATCTCTAGCTTGCCCAGAACAAAACCAAGGAAACCAAAGCCAATCGCAATGCCGACATCAAACATTGAGTTGTTGATGGCATAAGCACCAACGACCGACAAGAAGATGATGATTGGAATCATGAGTATCTTCGGCACCTCAATGATGCGGCAGAAGAATCGAATACCGATCAACCCAACGATAAGCATGACAAGGTTAGCCACCAACATTGAACTGAACACGCCATAAACGACTTCTGGGCTTTGTGCAAACAGCAGAGGACCAGGCGTTAAACCTTGAACAATCAGAGCGCCAAGCAAGACCGCGGCCACCGCATCTCCCGGAACACCAAGAGTAAGCAAAGGCACGAGTGAGCCACCTGTTACACCGTTATTGCCAGCTTCCGCGGCAGCTAGCCCGCGTACAGACCCTTTACCAAACTCTTCTGGATTCTTCGACGAGCGCTTCGCTTCGTTGTAGCAAACAAACGCTGAGATATCCGCGCCAGCACCGGGAACTGAACCAATAGAAGTTCCTAATAAGCCACTTTTGACTGCTGTTGGCATCATCTCTTTGAGATCTTGCTTGCTCATTAGGCTTCGATCGAACTTCGGCTTCGCCATTTTCTTTTCTGACGTAATTTTTTCGATTTGGTTGAGCGCTTC
This window of the Vibrio maritimus genome carries:
- a CDS encoding tripartite tricarboxylate transporter permease → MFEHLVNGLAVAFSFSVLPVLVFGVLGGIILGALPGLTATMGVAILLPFTFGMEPTAALVMLIGVYIGGIYGGSIAAILLKTPGTPASAATVLDGHTLAAKGQAARALSISAVASFTGGLISTIVLIGISPLLADFALRFNAPEYFALAVFGLTIIASVSAQNILKGLLAGAIGLLISTVGLDPISSVPRFTFGVMDLYSGINVIPVLIGLFALSEALNQIEKITSEKKMAKPKFDRSLMSKQDLKEMMPTAVKSGLLGTSIGSVPGAGADISAFVCYNEAKRSSKNPEEFGKGSVRGLAAAEAGNNGVTGGSLVPLLTLGVPGDAVAAVLLGALIVQGLTPGPLLFAQSPEVVYGVFSSMLVANLVMLIVGLIGIRFFCRIIEVPKILMIPIIIFLSVVGAYAINNSMFDVGIAIGFGFLGFVLGKLEIPSSPILLAIILGPMAETNLRKALLMYDNSWSFLYERPIALAFIVLAVFSVYSTLRMKKRQKLQQATE